From the genome of Penaeus chinensis breed Huanghai No. 1 chromosome 8, ASM1920278v2, whole genome shotgun sequence, one region includes:
- the LOC125028322 gene encoding carboxypeptidase A2-like, protein MALGRILLRFPVYELVLLLLFLKCETCARTLDVGENTIDRQSSKKDLQADSVAEELTKHTVTEDQVVEREVEPVKDYTGWQMLRIFPSSTSVLDQVLTLFEADPRVVVLGVFRSQLAVDVAMSPTTSLDAVLSHAHLPNLCNLDSKKSQLLKEPISTTKILRLCSDKRSTEDETSLGNAQENQNSNNLIGWKTVDGYLSPKSSRQINETQPLAWDDYYRYDSIVMFVQKLATEYHTVEYLEIGKSCEGRPLLALVFAVRPAQMVKQYQKSIFKNRRLRNRAPQNTFSEKQRHKKKTNSKKKNTKTFVFIEAGIHAREWISSAVATYLTQQLADSGRNFLRRVTVVVAPMANPDGYEYSHTTDRMWRKNRREIPDSECMGVDLNRNWAKAWGSSGSSSDPCSNTFRGSEAFSEPETKALRDLAFTWIDKISLFLSFHSYGNFILHPWSYSVSPSSKERVLKKVAKRMRNHMKRNGYPKFTGGQTGDVLYQASGTSEDYIHNAGVTYAYTIELPHYSFILDPENILPVAKAVWGTLVCTIGIIAKKESVQAFCKKRLVKVHLEDGKTLSGWFDKKLPLEKAKQSIMERHNITEETVFERRYAKELVFV, encoded by the exons ATGGCTCTTGGGAGGATTTTACTGCGGTTTCCCGTGTACGAGCtggttctccttcttctcttcttgaaATGTGAAACTTGCGCACGAACCCTGGACGTTGGAGAGAATACGATCGACAGACAGAGCAGCAAAAAGGACCTTCAAGCTGACTCTGTAGCAGAGGAATTAACAAAACATACCGTAACAGAGGACCAAGTggtggagagagaagtagaaccAGTGAAAGATTACACTGGGTGGCAAATGCTTAGGATTTTCCCGTCTTCGACCTCGGTTCTGGATCAAGTTCTTACTCTCTTCGAGGCCGACCCCCGAGTCGTCGTCCTCGGGGTCTTTAGATCCCAGTTAGcg GTAGACGTAGCAATGTCTCCAACCACATCCCTTGATGCTGTATTAAGCCACGCCCACCTGCCTAACCTCTGCAACCTGGACAGCAAGAAATCCCAGCTGTTAAAAGAGCCAATTAGCACAACGAAGATTTTAAGGCTATGCTCTGATAAAAGATCGACCGAAGATGAGACGTCGTTGGGAAACGCACAAGaaaatcaaaattccaataacttAATAGGATGGAAAACGGTTGATGGTTATCTCTCTCCCAAATCGTCTCGTCAGATTAATGAGACGC AACCTCTGGCCTGGGACGACTACTACCGCTACGACTCCATTGTCATGTTCGTCCAAAAACTCGCTACTGAATACCACACTGTCGAATACCTTGAGATCGGAAAGAGCTGTGAAGGAAGGCCTCTGCTGGCTCTTGTCTTTGCTGTTAG ACCCGCGCAGATGGTGAAACAATACCAGAAAAGTATATTTAAAAATCGACGGCTCAGAAACCGTGCGCCACAGAATACTTTCTCCGAAAAACAGCgtcataaaaagaaaacaaacagtaaGAAGAAAAATACCAAAACTTTCGTCTTTATTGAGGCGG GCATCCACGCACGCGAGTGGATATCATCCGCAGTGGCGACCTACCTGACCCAGCAACTGGCGGACTCCGGGAGGAATTTCCTCCGGCGAGTAACGGTCGTCGTCGCCCCCATGGCCAACCCCGACGGCTACGAGTACTCGCACACCACCGACAGAATGTGGCGCAAGAACCGACGGGAGATACCCGACTCGGAGTGCATGGGCGTCGACCTGAACCGCAACTGGGCGAAGGCGTGGGGTTCCTCCGGATCCAGCTCCGACCCGTGCTCGAACACATTCCGGGGCAGCGAAGCCTTTTCCGAACCCGAGACAAAGGCCCTTCGTGATCTAGCGTTCACCTGGATTGATAAGATCTCGCTGTTTTTAAGTTTCCATAGCTACGGCAATTTCATCTTGCACCCCTGGTCTTACAGCGTCAGTCCAAGCTCTAAAGAGAGGGTGTTGAAGAAAGTGGCCAAGAGAATGCGAAACCACATGAAGCGCAATGGTTACCCTAAATTCACA GGCGGCCAGACGGGAGACGTGCTGTACCAGGCTTCCGGAACTTCTGAAGACTATATCCACAACGCAGGGGTAACGTACGCCTACACTATAGAGCTCCCGCATTATAGCTTCATCCTCGACCCGGAAAATATCCTACCAGTAGCCAAAGCTGTCTGGGGAACGCTGGTTTGCACAATAGGTATCATTGCCAAGAAGGAGAGTGTCCAGGCTTTCTGCAAAAAACGCCTGGTCAAGGTCCACCTCGAGGATGGCAAGACGCTCAGTGGTTGGTTCGACAAGAAGTTGCCGTTGGAAAAGGCTAAACAAAGTATTATGGAACGGCATAATATAACCGAAGAAACGGTATTCGAAAGACGATACGCTAAGGAATTGGTATTTGTCTGA